In Pajaroellobacter abortibovis, the following are encoded in one genomic region:
- the gyrA gene encoding DNA gyrase subunit A, with amino-acid sequence MSSDMHTSHHQDTIAVSLQDELRTSYLDYAMSVIIGRAIPDIRDGLKPVHRRILYSMYEQKMMPGSPHRKSAKVVGDVLAKFHPHGDSSVYDAMVRLAQDFSMRYPPIEGQGNFGSIDGDPPAAYRYTEARLARIAIELLNDIDKECVDFHPNFDDSSVEPEVLPARVPNLLINGSGGIAVGMATNIPPHNLGEVIHATIHLIRNPNCPIEDLMKLIPGPDFPTSGLIYGRAGIEMAQRTGRGSIIMRARMHVEKAPGSGDREQIVVTEIPYQVNKARLVARIGELWREKLIEGISERPRDESNREGIRIVIELKKDVIAQVVINQLYQMTDLQATFGVINLAIVQGRPAVLNLKETLDCFIVHRREVVTRRTQYELRQAEAQREIIEGLGVAVTEVDIVIKTIRQSSNAETALQRLLALPLSGLEVFVKRAGRGEEEIKEARRRDQYLLSERQAKAILEMRLSRLTGLEQEKLAQEYAKLSDAISYFRSILNSEQLLRDLIVHELEEIRDQYADPRRTEIVGTTAQIDKEDLIQEEDMVVTISHAGYIKRSSSSIYRPQKRGGKGKIGMEAREEDWINKLFVASTHAYVFFFSDHGKAFVKKVYEIPQAGRNSKGRAIVNLLSIEGDEKVAAIVEVPKIEKGKYLLTITKKGQIKKTDLEEYINFREKGIIGVKIEPEDQLLSTILTDGTRELLIATRFGQSIRFPEEQVRPTGRATIGVKAIDLAPDDFVVCFVATEPERSMVLAVCENGYGKRTALAEFRTQNRGGKGIILIDASTRNGPVVGLQLVKPGDEVMMITDRGQTLRTCVDEIRETGRNAQGIKMMSVESGERIVAIERLPEAETNEESIEED; translated from the coding sequence ATGTCTTCTGATATGCACACCTCACACCACCAAGATACGATAGCTGTTTCTCTTCAAGACGAATTGAGAACAAGCTATTTAGATTACGCAATGAGTGTCATTATCGGACGCGCGATACCAGACATCCGCGATGGCCTTAAGCCAGTCCATCGGAGAATTTTATATTCTATGTATGAACAAAAGATGATGCCTGGATCACCCCACCGAAAAAGCGCCAAGGTGGTCGGTGATGTTCTAGCCAAGTTTCATCCTCATGGGGATAGCAGCGTCTACGACGCAATGGTCCGGTTAGCTCAAGACTTTTCGATGCGCTATCCCCCCATCGAAGGACAGGGAAACTTTGGATCTATCGACGGAGATCCCCCTGCTGCATACCGATATACAGAAGCGCGTCTTGCTCGCATTGCTATCGAATTACTAAACGACATCGATAAAGAGTGCGTCGATTTTCATCCTAATTTTGATGATTCATCGGTTGAACCGGAGGTTCTCCCTGCTCGTGTCCCTAACCTTTTGATCAATGGATCAGGAGGAATTGCAGTAGGGATGGCCACCAATATTCCCCCCCATAACTTGGGTGAAGTGATCCATGCAACAATCCACCTGATACGAAATCCAAACTGTCCCATTGAAGATTTAATGAAACTCATCCCAGGGCCAGACTTCCCCACCTCTGGATTGATCTATGGCCGTGCAGGGATCGAAATGGCACAACGGACCGGTCGTGGAAGCATCATTATGCGTGCACGTATGCATGTGGAAAAAGCTCCAGGAAGTGGAGATCGAGAACAGATCGTTGTGACTGAGATCCCTTATCAGGTCAATAAAGCCCGTTTGGTCGCTCGGATTGGTGAACTATGGCGAGAAAAGTTAATCGAAGGAATCTCCGAAAGACCTCGAGATGAATCCAATCGAGAAGGGATTCGAATCGTCATTGAGCTTAAAAAGGACGTGATCGCTCAAGTGGTGATCAATCAGCTTTATCAAATGACTGATTTACAAGCTACCTTCGGTGTGATCAACCTCGCCATCGTCCAAGGACGACCCGCTGTACTCAACCTCAAAGAAACGCTGGATTGCTTCATCGTTCACCGTCGAGAGGTAGTGACACGCCGCACTCAATATGAATTGCGGCAGGCAGAAGCTCAGCGAGAAATTATAGAAGGTTTAGGAGTTGCTGTCACAGAAGTCGATATCGTCATCAAAACGATTCGACAATCATCGAATGCAGAAACGGCGCTACAGCGCCTGCTCGCCCTTCCCCTTTCAGGGCTCGAAGTTTTCGTAAAAAGAGCAGGAAGAGGAGAGGAAGAAATCAAAGAAGCGAGGAGGAGAGATCAATATCTTCTCTCTGAACGGCAGGCAAAAGCGATCCTCGAAATGCGCTTATCCAGACTCACTGGGCTAGAACAGGAAAAACTCGCACAGGAGTACGCTAAGCTATCGGACGCGATATCGTATTTCCGCAGTATTCTAAACAGTGAGCAGCTTCTTCGCGATCTGATTGTGCACGAATTAGAAGAAATTCGCGATCAGTATGCTGATCCCAGACGCACTGAAATCGTAGGTACGACTGCACAAATTGATAAAGAGGATCTCATCCAAGAAGAAGATATGGTGGTAACGATTTCCCATGCGGGCTACATCAAAAGGAGTAGCTCCAGTATCTATCGCCCTCAAAAGCGAGGAGGAAAAGGGAAAATCGGAATGGAGGCCCGAGAAGAAGATTGGATCAATAAACTATTTGTGGCTTCTACGCACGCCTATGTTTTTTTCTTTTCCGATCACGGAAAGGCCTTTGTCAAAAAAGTATATGAAATCCCTCAAGCAGGACGAAATTCAAAAGGACGCGCGATTGTCAATCTTTTATCCATAGAAGGAGATGAGAAGGTCGCAGCGATCGTCGAAGTTCCTAAGATTGAAAAAGGGAAATACCTGCTTACCATCACAAAGAAAGGTCAAATCAAGAAAACCGATCTCGAGGAATATATTAACTTCCGAGAAAAAGGGATCATCGGAGTTAAAATTGAGCCTGAAGATCAACTCCTTTCCACTATTTTAACAGATGGGACAAGAGAGCTGCTCATTGCAACTCGCTTCGGTCAGTCCATTCGCTTCCCAGAGGAACAGGTGCGCCCCACAGGACGGGCAACCATCGGAGTAAAAGCGATTGATCTCGCCCCAGATGACTTCGTTGTATGCTTTGTTGCAACCGAACCAGAACGGTCCATGGTGCTCGCCGTATGCGAAAATGGATACGGTAAACGGACTGCGCTTGCGGAATTCCGCACCCAAAATCGAGGAGGCAAGGGGATTATTCTGATCGATGCAAGTACGCGCAACGGTCCAGTGGTAGGGCTCCAGCTGGTCAAGCCAGGTGACGAAGTGATGATGATCACGGATCGAGGCCAGACCTTACGCACATGTGTTGATGAAATCAGAGAGACTGGACGCAATGCACAGGGGATCAAAATGATGAGTGTGGAAAGCGGAGAACGAATCGTAGCAATTGAGCG
- the bamA gene encoding outer membrane protein assembly factor BamA, protein MTAKKKKVKGAINLFGIQAALIYFFSLQANAQVLSLPYVRPSPFSDPKGNRGMPYAFSPSFLQSETTQAEGRTILRVEIRGNRRVSEKEIQSYMQQKVGTSFHMESLKVDTRTLWNTGFFEDIEVDLNSNDEGVQLRIIVRERPSIKAIEFEGNDELDTDKLNEIVEIKAEMILSIPAMQRSIQKIKEAYTEKGYFLATVNYNLEPQRNNEVIVRFHIEEHSPVTVRRVIIMGNEHIPDAELKDVIQTGKSGFLSFSGGPYRQEVLERDILMMTALYYDKGYIMAQFDPPRIMLTPEQEGMEIFLTVREGPRFKIRKLYLMERDNEGKEIEPIGGRQKLRSMLRTQPGDYFNRTELVKELQAIRTFYKDQGYAHVSTEPETKTDMANHEVDVTIPIQRGPLVTIERIEIKGNIKTRDKVIRRELEVQEGELFSETKLEESKRRIGALGYFEKVDISTEQGSSPDQLLVHIEVGEHPTGTFNIGAGFSSMENIMATAQVQQANLLGSGQSLSAFFQISSLRQQLNIRFYEPYFFNSDWQFSTDLFKQLYVFPDFVRHTLGTSLTLGYALIQPTLKFSLTASARHDSTEIGLGHSWWSARSDQLYYISSQVALANLFSAGRTISITPAITYDTRDNRLFPTSGLFLQASTEFASPILGSQLKFLKHRLTARFYYPLGGSSGIPGSGFVFKMNNELGLITSPDPEGAPVYARFFLGGILDVRGYRLRTLGPRLPVNQSLDVNSPPVPNGLTIGGNLEAYSNIEFEFPIVDKVGIRGVAFFDLGNAWNTESHFCSTTPAPQFNKRVSPCFNSESLLHLGMSPGVGFRWFSPMGPLRFEWAAPINRLPYEDPFIFEFMVGNFF, encoded by the coding sequence ATGACGGCAAAGAAAAAAAAAGTTAAAGGAGCTATCAATTTATTTGGTATCCAGGCGGCCCTGATCTATTTTTTTTCTCTCCAGGCAAATGCTCAAGTCCTTTCTCTTCCCTACGTAAGGCCCTCTCCTTTCTCTGATCCCAAGGGAAATAGAGGCATGCCCTACGCTTTTTCACCTTCCTTCCTTCAATCCGAGACGACACAGGCTGAAGGACGCACCATTCTGCGCGTTGAAATCCGTGGAAATCGACGTGTTTCCGAAAAAGAGATTCAATCTTATATGCAGCAAAAAGTAGGGACCTCTTTCCACATGGAGTCCCTCAAAGTAGATACTCGTACCCTCTGGAATACCGGTTTCTTTGAAGACATCGAAGTGGATTTAAATTCGAACGATGAAGGGGTCCAACTCCGCATTATTGTACGGGAGAGACCTTCTATTAAAGCGATCGAGTTTGAAGGGAATGATGAGCTGGACACCGATAAACTGAATGAAATTGTGGAAATTAAGGCTGAGATGATTCTCAGCATTCCCGCTATGCAGCGAAGCATTCAAAAAATCAAAGAAGCTTACACAGAGAAAGGCTATTTTTTAGCCACCGTTAATTACAATTTAGAACCTCAACGCAATAACGAAGTTATCGTCCGTTTTCACATCGAAGAGCATTCTCCGGTGACCGTTCGCAGAGTGATTATCATGGGGAATGAACACATTCCAGACGCTGAACTAAAGGACGTCATACAGACAGGAAAAAGTGGATTCCTGTCTTTCTCAGGAGGCCCTTACAGGCAGGAGGTATTAGAGCGAGACATTCTGATGATGACTGCTCTATATTACGATAAAGGGTATATCATGGCACAATTCGATCCTCCCCGCATCATGCTGACCCCAGAACAAGAAGGGATGGAAATTTTTCTGACGGTCCGTGAGGGCCCTCGATTTAAAATTCGCAAGCTGTATCTAATGGAGCGCGATAACGAAGGAAAAGAGATTGAACCCATTGGAGGTCGCCAAAAGCTCCGCAGCATGTTGCGCACGCAACCCGGTGATTACTTTAATAGAACTGAACTTGTCAAAGAGCTACAAGCGATCCGAACCTTTTATAAAGATCAAGGATATGCGCATGTTAGCACAGAGCCGGAAACAAAAACGGATATGGCAAACCATGAGGTAGATGTAACAATTCCCATCCAGCGAGGGCCTTTGGTGACCATTGAGCGCATTGAAATCAAAGGGAATATTAAAACAAGAGATAAAGTCATCCGCCGTGAACTGGAAGTGCAGGAAGGGGAGCTCTTCTCTGAAACTAAACTCGAAGAATCGAAACGCCGTATTGGGGCGTTAGGCTATTTTGAAAAGGTAGATATCAGTACAGAGCAAGGTTCAAGCCCTGATCAATTGCTCGTTCACATCGAAGTAGGGGAACACCCCACAGGTACATTCAATATTGGAGCGGGATTCAGCTCTATGGAAAACATCATGGCTACTGCCCAAGTGCAGCAAGCCAATCTTTTAGGCAGTGGTCAATCTCTCTCCGCTTTCTTCCAAATCAGCAGCTTAAGGCAACAGCTCAATATTCGATTTTATGAGCCTTATTTTTTTAATTCAGATTGGCAATTTAGTACAGATTTATTCAAACAACTGTATGTCTTCCCCGATTTCGTACGTCATACGTTAGGGACCTCACTGACACTTGGGTACGCTCTCATTCAACCCACCCTTAAATTCAGCCTAACAGCATCCGCTAGACACGATAGTACTGAAATAGGATTAGGACATTCGTGGTGGTCTGCAAGAAGCGATCAATTGTACTATATTTCCTCTCAGGTAGCCCTCGCAAATTTATTCAGTGCGGGAAGAACGATTTCCATTACGCCAGCGATTACCTATGACACGCGAGACAATCGTCTTTTCCCCACCTCAGGCCTTTTCCTACAGGCTTCCACAGAATTTGCTAGTCCCATCCTAGGGAGCCAGCTCAAGTTCCTTAAGCACCGGTTAACTGCCAGATTTTATTACCCCCTTGGGGGTTCATCTGGCATACCAGGCTCAGGATTCGTGTTTAAAATGAACAATGAGTTGGGCCTGATTACAAGCCCCGATCCAGAAGGAGCTCCAGTATACGCTCGCTTCTTCTTGGGTGGAATTCTGGATGTACGAGGCTATCGTCTCCGCACGCTTGGTCCTCGCTTGCCAGTCAATCAATCGCTGGATGTCAACTCGCCTCCTGTCCCCAATGGACTCACCATAGGAGGGAATCTCGAGGCCTACTCCAATATTGAATTTGAGTTTCCGATCGTAGATAAAGTTGGGATCCGAGGTGTTGCATTTTTCGATCTGGGAAATGCATGGAATACAGAAAGCCATTTCTGCTCTACCACCCCTGCCCCCCAATTTAATAAAAGGGTAAGCCCATGTTTTAACAGTGAGAGCCTATTGCATCTCGGAATGAGCCCAGGAGTAGGCTTCCGTTGGTTCTCTCCGATGGGACCCCTACGCTTTGAATGGGCTGCCCCCATCAATCGTTTGCCTTATGAAGATCCCTTTATCTTCGAGTTTATGGTAGGAAACTTTTTCTAG
- a CDS encoding DNA topoisomerase VI subunit B yields the protein MNDNALRSSLEKEEAFSSFSPRRATAKSMATRQQEISVSEFFAKNRHLLGFDNPAKALLTAVKEAVDNSLDACEEAGLLPDVEVSIREVGGGRFEVIVEDNGPGVVKDQIPKIFGKLLYGSKFHRLKQSRGQQGIGISAVGLYSQLTTGKPIVIISKVGRGRPAYQTTLRIDTKRNQPQVIKEEVVPWDKANGTRIKFELVAVYRGGRTGVEAYLEQTVVANPHLALVFHSSKGETRSFPRVSNQLPPEAQEVKQHPHGIEVGTLLHLLQDAEKRTLKQVMMEDFSRVSAKVAEDVCRAAQVSPRVLATSLEGDEVQRIHQALSQAKVMAPSALCVVPIGEELLIDGLKRQFNAEFYTSSTRPPSVYRGNPFVIEVGLAYGGDLPLDEPAEMMRFANRVPLQYQPKACVITEAVCQTNWKSYQISQPKGSLPVGPLAIAVHLASVWVPFTNEAKEAIAHYDELMREIKLAVQECGRKLGVYLRAQARSQNEHKRLGIFQRYIPEVAVALGHLLGIDDADVKNVFQNALPRFVHLGGREDHNHGFA from the coding sequence ATGAATGATAATGCATTGCGATCTTCTCTAGAAAAAGAGGAAGCTTTTTCTTCCTTTTCCCCGAGAAGAGCTACGGCCAAGTCGATGGCGACTCGTCAGCAAGAGATTTCGGTCAGCGAATTTTTTGCTAAAAACAGGCATCTTTTAGGGTTTGATAATCCTGCAAAAGCATTGCTTACTGCTGTTAAAGAAGCGGTAGATAACTCATTGGATGCATGTGAGGAGGCGGGGCTTCTGCCTGATGTAGAAGTAAGCATCCGTGAGGTAGGAGGGGGACGTTTTGAAGTCATTGTCGAAGACAATGGCCCCGGAGTTGTGAAAGACCAAATTCCGAAGATATTTGGAAAATTGTTGTATGGATCCAAATTTCATCGATTAAAGCAATCTCGCGGCCAGCAGGGGATTGGAATTAGCGCTGTTGGTCTCTATTCTCAATTGACCACAGGAAAACCGATTGTTATCATTTCTAAAGTTGGACGAGGCCGCCCTGCTTATCAGACGACTCTGCGGATAGACACCAAAAGGAATCAACCGCAGGTGATCAAAGAAGAAGTAGTGCCATGGGATAAAGCCAATGGCACACGGATTAAATTTGAATTGGTTGCTGTCTATCGAGGTGGGCGTACAGGCGTTGAAGCTTACCTTGAACAGACTGTAGTTGCTAATCCCCATCTCGCTCTCGTATTTCATTCTTCTAAAGGGGAAACGCGTTCATTCCCTCGTGTCTCTAATCAGCTCCCTCCGGAAGCGCAGGAGGTTAAACAGCATCCCCACGGGATTGAAGTGGGAACGCTTCTGCATTTACTGCAGGATGCAGAGAAGAGGACGCTCAAGCAGGTTATGATGGAAGATTTTTCCAGAGTATCTGCAAAAGTGGCAGAAGATGTGTGCCGGGCTGCACAAGTCTCTCCTCGTGTGCTTGCCACTTCATTGGAAGGGGATGAAGTTCAACGAATTCATCAAGCTCTGAGTCAGGCTAAAGTGATGGCCCCTTCGGCTTTATGTGTTGTCCCGATTGGAGAGGAGCTATTGATAGATGGATTAAAAAGACAATTTAATGCGGAATTTTATACATCTTCTACGCGTCCGCCTTCTGTATACCGGGGGAATCCTTTCGTCATTGAGGTGGGGCTTGCTTATGGAGGCGATTTGCCACTCGACGAACCTGCTGAAATGATGCGATTTGCAAATCGTGTTCCTCTACAGTACCAACCCAAAGCTTGTGTGATTACAGAGGCTGTCTGTCAAACCAACTGGAAATCTTATCAGATTAGTCAACCAAAGGGTTCGCTTCCTGTTGGTCCTCTTGCGATTGCAGTCCACTTGGCGAGTGTGTGGGTCCCTTTTACGAATGAGGCTAAAGAGGCTATCGCTCATTACGATGAACTGATGCGAGAAATTAAGCTTGCGGTACAAGAATGTGGTCGCAAATTGGGTGTGTATCTACGGGCGCAGGCTCGATCGCAGAATGAGCATAAGCGACTCGGCATTTTTCAGCGTTATATCCCTGAAGTAGCAGTCGCTTTAGGGCATTTGCTTGGGATAGATGATGCAGATGTGAAAAACGTTTTCCAAAATGCCTTGCCCCGTTTTGTTCACTTGGGAGGGAGAGAAGATCACAATCATGGCTTCGCGTAA
- a CDS encoding DNA topoisomerase IV subunit A: MASRKSSQFLSSSAVKQTRDQLTLNKLEQLATSAYRTVLKGANPSIMIRQRTLSNVSFNEKRKIIELGKKSQSRDFFNTSMARKFMQTFLIASGCKTLIEEGKTISIRQMFYMMKHTLHNSNENTFEDQAESDPIIEDLEVCADALREELHLFANRRGLVVGKLVVRDAGDEIDLACMGRGGWGIPSICEDENLQFVKSDAQFILLVEKQAIFHRLNEDRFWQRHRCILMTSEGQAARGARRLLQRMDQELKLPIYVLVDNDPWGLYIYSVLKQGSINLAYESMRMAVPSIRFLGMSAFDYEKFNLTPAATIKLTKEDIARAQQIKAYPWFRDKKWQEEIDALLRHQFKMEVDALLTKSISFVTEEYIPKKLRDKDYLT; the protein is encoded by the coding sequence ATGGCTTCGCGTAAATCTTCTCAATTTCTCTCTTCATCTGCAGTCAAGCAGACAAGGGACCAACTTACTTTAAACAAGCTTGAGCAGTTGGCTACATCAGCTTATCGGACTGTTTTAAAGGGGGCGAATCCATCGATTATGATACGCCAGCGCACTCTGTCGAATGTCTCTTTTAATGAAAAGCGAAAGATCATCGAGCTTGGAAAGAAGAGCCAGTCGCGCGACTTTTTTAATACGAGTATGGCTCGCAAGTTTATGCAGACCTTTCTGATCGCAAGTGGATGCAAAACGTTAATTGAAGAAGGAAAGACGATCAGCATCCGTCAGATGTTTTACATGATGAAGCATACGCTTCACAATTCAAATGAAAATACATTTGAGGATCAGGCGGAAAGCGATCCGATTATTGAAGACTTGGAAGTCTGTGCCGATGCGCTTCGAGAGGAATTGCATCTATTTGCGAATCGCCGAGGGCTTGTTGTAGGGAAACTTGTGGTTCGTGATGCGGGGGATGAGATCGATCTCGCCTGCATGGGGCGAGGTGGATGGGGGATTCCTAGTATTTGCGAAGATGAAAATCTGCAGTTTGTTAAGTCAGACGCCCAATTCATCTTGCTTGTGGAGAAGCAGGCGATTTTTCACCGTCTCAACGAAGATCGGTTTTGGCAGAGACATCGTTGTATTTTGATGACCAGCGAAGGTCAGGCGGCGCGGGGTGCTCGCCGACTCCTGCAACGAATGGATCAGGAGCTGAAGCTCCCTATCTATGTGCTTGTCGATAACGACCCGTGGGGGCTTTACATCTATTCTGTTCTTAAGCAGGGATCGATCAACTTGGCTTATGAATCGATGCGCATGGCGGTCCCCTCGATACGATTTTTAGGGATGAGTGCATTCGATTATGAAAAGTTCAATCTTACGCCTGCAGCCACCATCAAACTGACTAAAGAGGATATCGCTAGGGCCCAGCAGATAAAGGCCTATCCATGGTTTAGGGATAAAAAATGGCAGGAAGAAATCGATGCGCTTCTCCGTCACCAATTCAAAATGGAAGTGGATGCTCTTCTGACCAAAAGCATTTCTTTTGTGACAGAGGAATATATTCCCAAGAAACTTCGGGATAAAGATTATCTGACATAA
- a CDS encoding M16 family metallopeptidase, giving the protein MTQRFLTSEKTVAFLEESHLLPLVSIVIAIRIPWIGMQEGLALMTARMLRRGCARLSSIRTEEAIDQLGGELSIHASPTFLHIHVQVISRNVEAFIDLLGEIIRTPLFLKEEFEKLKKETLAEIIEGRDHDRHLAQLAFYQGLFGDHPYGKSSLGSHGSVESFHIETIRAFFKQHFIPENIILGFAGDLSEKQAHTYSAKLLSGLPKMSIEQAPFSHSDPELPFHGRKLILVDKPERTQTQILIGTFGTSPHDSDHTALLVANGIFGGTFTSRLMREIRSKRGWSYGASSYLEIDQCRHAFWMGTFPASTDAAACIALQLQMYASFLENGVSRREVEFIKRYLLRSRVFDIDTPSKRLSQALSVELLKLPPTYYSDYPKRVKAITAEQTNEAIRLRLSASDLLITVVGTAQEILQPIQEATAPLSQCTILPFTSV; this is encoded by the coding sequence ATGACACAAAGATTTCTGACTTCAGAAAAAACAGTCGCCTTTCTTGAAGAATCGCATCTGCTTCCACTCGTCTCGATCGTGATTGCTATTCGGATTCCCTGGATAGGAATGCAGGAAGGGTTGGCTCTCATGACTGCACGAATGCTTCGACGGGGCTGTGCTAGATTATCCTCTATTCGAACAGAAGAAGCGATCGATCAATTGGGTGGGGAGCTATCCATTCATGCCTCACCCACTTTTTTGCATATCCATGTACAAGTGATCAGCCGCAATGTGGAAGCTTTTATCGATCTTCTAGGAGAAATCATCCGCACGCCTCTTTTTTTAAAAGAAGAATTTGAGAAACTTAAAAAAGAGACATTGGCCGAGATCATAGAAGGACGAGATCACGATCGGCATCTCGCCCAACTTGCATTTTATCAAGGACTCTTCGGTGATCATCCTTATGGGAAAAGCAGCTTGGGATCTCATGGAAGTGTAGAATCATTCCATATCGAAACGATTAGGGCTTTTTTCAAACAGCACTTTATTCCAGAGAATATAATTCTCGGGTTCGCAGGGGATCTCTCTGAAAAACAAGCACACACCTATAGCGCTAAATTACTCTCTGGATTACCCAAGATGTCGATCGAACAAGCTCCTTTTTCCCATTCGGATCCAGAGCTCCCTTTTCATGGGAGGAAATTAATCCTAGTCGATAAACCTGAACGGACTCAAACGCAGATCCTTATCGGTACCTTCGGAACTTCCCCGCATGACTCGGATCATACTGCGCTTCTCGTAGCCAACGGCATCTTTGGAGGAACGTTTACATCAAGACTGATGCGAGAGATTCGTTCAAAGCGCGGCTGGTCCTACGGAGCCTCTTCTTATTTAGAAATCGATCAATGTCGCCACGCTTTTTGGATGGGTACTTTCCCTGCTTCCACAGATGCTGCTGCCTGTATTGCACTGCAACTCCAAATGTATGCCTCTTTCCTTGAGAATGGTGTTTCCCGTCGTGAAGTGGAGTTTATAAAACGCTATCTGCTCCGCTCACGCGTATTCGATATTGATACACCTTCCAAACGACTTTCCCAAGCGCTCTCTGTTGAGCTCCTCAAGCTTCCCCCAACGTACTATTCAGATTATCCAAAGCGTGTTAAAGCAATCACAGCAGAACAAACGAATGAAGCAATCCGGCTCCGTTTAAGCGCTTCTGATCTTCTCATTACAGTGGTGGGAACCGCTCAAGAAATCCTTCAACCTATCCAAGAAGCAACTGCTCCCCTCAGTCAATGCACAATACTCCCTTTCACCAGTGTCTGA